From a single Stigmatopora argus isolate UIUO_Sarg chromosome 4, RoL_Sarg_1.0, whole genome shotgun sequence genomic region:
- the hivep3b gene encoding transcription factor HIVEP3 isoform X1 has protein sequence MEAEPSHSVDGDRSETQEQQDVTTGSSFGSCPQPQQTSNPRPVHRALCRLQNRQPKRDDLLRLQQQAVAWQHTETPGPSGGSFFSAGATSTSSHRSSTSTQGEHGHKVSSQSNQETKEGVSSPRKGEKKPPKPGKYVCTYCGRPCAKPSVLQKHIRSHTGERPYPCAPCGFSFKTKSNLYKHRKSHAHRIKAGLASSRDEPSLSGPDYSGVGEDAEEHTEGESTESEDETGQHKKSSQEILARQKNVGKELGGGSNESQRPDDTQAVKQRLAMRLSERKRGPMALPDDPPSSLSTSSSSLGPGSKGSTESGYYSGSGSTDLSHVIPPSASAKSYAEIILGKYGRLGGQQRSPHSQSPLSPLSGTEDKSIPFAVPKTQVIEHITKLITINEAVVDTSEIDSVKPRRSSLSRKSSLESPKLTTSKDPYIFDPKGETPGPSGLSDLQNPETNTPVNPVSSTVPLLRSRSMPSTTSQLESSASGIRSNRGYRLCQSFDEQQAMATEINIGHAHRMLRRQPAIEVPLGAELMPEEIPLNPSSAISGTDTARYPEQQAPHGTLKTFECKVCRTSFQHVDSYTAHKGVCKAQQTLEQESSGPSKTGREERPPMMMHYKFRALAMAVRKRRKEESIEEDLSTPGSGTMSGRSTGIIAAGGPPVQSQALSGGTVQMETGQQQHRDRKGVSVIQHTSSFETQETLSMESERTNVKEVHQAQPPVPKPSPSTSRLIRQSNIQVPEILVTVEPDTDMPSLSPPVTSSSSKEADRVEEFQWPQRSQTLAQLPAEKLPPKKKRLRLAQAAQSSGESSFESVSLPRSPSQESSMSHTSSLSASFEDATKSEPVVWGGSSQSTQMLTVPSTCQQQNQSHKEMRRSASEQAPQKTEQVSDTRSKSFDLGSLSSQQSASAWKERRKCLLVKHATLGEPEQEEGGSMSQLTIAESPKPGPSHLSQSLFYSSTRLNLEDTENVTQLLQQQIHPPTMIPSQESIQQTLPPAPLSQLLPVTTASQFMTRPFSHTQTVLPLQVDPIQMRMAEQMGIPFHQLSAFVPVQFPYSGSQSLYLPTTPLHSLHILTSPSTEGSASCPYPGPFISTCVAQFTPSVSLVVPVRLHTHIPTNTRAMYTTLSQILTSACPQDPILKNTMTIMEKMEQRNLQRSYLKVPSPDIKIPHPEDLLFPSVEECGPLGAGGSKRMLSPAASLELSTEAQRHQKRVKEEADGEQHKSEVEVEDLDPNVHKEGDCKTDGEQQEKVDKIKDLLEVTHVKQEGDRNQRHRELNKEKKEGEESIVRNQKEMETPEKGTERSNTRSYPSLHTSTSVNWCYLNYVKPNPTAQGDPRNSVYSTWSVSGHNPNLPGLSTKVALSLLCSKQKCSSETYTISTAQMLAKIENTPASSRTPRISEVHPIRACSTDVKDHQHKKEENNEKNEEEGPSTSKQCEASHVRIFEGGDPNEIWYKSNEEYIYVRGRGRGKYICGECGIRCKKPSMLKKHIRTHTDVRPYICKHCNFAFKTKGNLTKHMKSKAHGKKCQAMGVSEPSADEPESEETAGSDEHACCSEEQEEHRFSNVEDSDDDDDDDDNDDDDEEESHDDPPSSCSSDTLVTPAGRSKCSGRSQQCTPEPEPAGLSPALEVSQRGAWHSRRATSPGSRRALFSRRSWKASPRAFSPSSESCSPSHSLSPRLQLSPPVHGLSPRTEFPSLPSRQVSPSPERGASPIRPASPRHPMLPGCYGLPHASTPLTWVGVQQRTLGCLPWEHHGTKGSQIKLDKSGTARDGRSLSETEFPPVLRLSTCESYPAHRAVDNIFSHLPMHSQQASVPYLMIPIGGIQMVRARPRSNSSTPLPLMSPPTEGPSPAGFDSFWGGTPGPHGSRTLGSEWLTDSQAAGSSQSGLRSVGAQVMCSKLELETTDSKQYGSSRSSAHTCRRATGLSERRVEDVRSENTFGLAPSASLDLIGQPPEQKGTAMADAAREDQIT, from the exons ATGGAGGCTGAGCCCAGCCATTCGGTTGATGGGGACCGCTCTGAAACACAAGAGCAGCAGGATGTGACAACCGGATCCTCTTTTGGGTCTTGTCCACAGCCCCAGCAGACTTCCAATCCTCGTCCAGTACACAGAGCTTTGTGTCGACTGCAAAACCGCCAACCCAAACGTGATGATCTTCTTCGGTTACAACAGCAAGCAGTAGCATGGCAGCATACAGAAACCCCAGGTCCTTCAGGAGGCAGCTTTTTCTCTGCGGGTGCCACATCAACCTCATCTCATCGCTCATCAACCTCCACCCAAGGTGAACATGGCCACAAAGTCTCATCTCAATCCAACCAAGAGACAAAAGAAGGGGTTAGCTCTCCCAGGAAAGGAGAGAAGAAACCCCCCAAACCAGGGAAGTATGTGTGCACTTACTGCGGTCGTCCATGTGCCAAGCCAAGTGTTCTTCAGAAACACATTCGCTCTCATACAGGAGAAAGACCTTATCCTTGTGCCCCGTGCGGATTTTCTTTCAAGACCAAGAGTAACCTGTACAAGCATCGAAAGTCCCATGCTCATCGTATTAAGGCAGGCCTTGCATCTAGTCGTGATGAACCAAGTTTGAGTGGGCCAGACTACAGTGGCGTTGGAGAAGATGCCGAGGAGCATACCGAGGGAGAAAGCACTGAGTCTGAAGATGAGACAGGTCAGCACAAAAAATCCTCTCAGGAGATTTTGGCTCGGCAGAAGAATGTTGGTAAGGAGCTGGGAGGAGGATCAAATGAGAGCCAGAGACCTGATGATACACAAGCTGTCAAGCAAAGGCTTGCGATGAGGCTTAGTGAAAGAAAACGTGGCCCAATGGCTTTACCTGATGATCCTCCTTCTTCCCTTTCAACCTCATCTTCTTCTCTTGGCCCTGGAAGTAAAGGCAGCACAGAATCTGGTTACTATTCCGGATCAGGCAGCACTGACTTATCCCATGTTATTCCTCCCAGTGCAAGTGCCAAATCATACGCAGAAATCATTCTTGGGAAATATGGAAGGTTGGGTGGGCAGCAGCGCAGTCCTCATTCCCAGTCTCCCCTTTCCCCACTGTCTGGAACAGAGGACAAGAGCATTCCTTTTGCTGTACCGAAAACCCAAGTAATAGAACATATTACTAAACTTATAACAATCAATGAAGCAGTGGTAGACACCAGTGAGATTGACAGTGTAAAGCCCAGGCGTTCTTCTCTGTCAAGAAAAAGTAGCCTTGAGTCACCCAAATTGACAACCTCCAAAGACCCGTATATATTTGATCCCAAAGGAGAGACCCCTGGTCCAAGCGGCTTAAGCGACCTTCAGAATCCAGAGACAAACACACCTGTAAATCCAGTATCGTCAACCGTTCCGCTTCTCAGAAGCCGCTCAATGCCATCAACGACCAGCCAATTAGAGTCCTCTGCATCTGGCATCAGGTCTAACAGAGGCTACCGTCTCTGTCAGTCATTTGATGAGCAGCAGGCCATGGCAACAGAGATTAACATTGGTCATGCCCACCGTATGCTTAGGCGACAACCAGCCATAGAGGTTCCCTTGGGTGCCGAACTTATGCCGGAAGAGATACCCCTCAACCCTTCCTCTGCAATCAGTGGGACTGACACAGCCAGATATCCAGAGCAACAAGCACCACACGGTACTTTGAAGACATTTGAATGCAAAGTATGTAGAACAAGCTTTCAGCATGTTGACAGCTACACAGCCCACAAAGGTGTGTGCAAAGCGCAGCAAACACTGGAACAGGAAAGTAGCGGTCCAAGTAAGACCGGCAGAGAGGAACGCCCTCCAATGATGATGCACTATAAGTTCAGAGCACTGGCTATGGCTGTAAGAAAGAGGAGGAAGGAGGAGAGTATAGAAGAAGATCTTTCAACTCCTGGGTCCGGAACCATGTCCGGGAGGTCTACGGGCATCATTGCAGCCGGAGGTCCACCAGTACAAAGCCAGGCACTCTCAG GTGGTACTGTACAGATGGAGACGGGACAACAGCAACACCGAGATAGAAAGGGTGTGTCTGTAATCCAGCATACAAGCTCCTTTGAAACGCAGGAGACTCTTTCCATGGAAAGTGAGAGAACTAATGTCAAAGAGGTTCACCAAGCACAACCGCCTGTTCCAAAACCATCACCTTCTACATCTCGCCTCATCCGCCAGTCCAACATCCAAGTGCCGGAGATTCTTGTTACTGTGGAGCCTGATACTGACATGCCATCCCTGTCTCCGCCAGTGACTTCATCTTCATCTAAG GAAGCAGACAGGGTGGAGGAGTTTCAGTGGCCCCAACGTAGCCAGACTCTAGCCCAGCTCCCTGCAGAGAAACTGCCCCCAAAGAAGAAAAGACTTCGCTTAGCACAGGCAGCGCAATCTTCTGGGGAGTCTAGCTTTGAATCTGTGTCACTACCCCGCAGCCCCAGTCAGGAGAGCAGCATGTCCCACACTTCAAGTCTTTCTGCTTCTTTCGAGGACGCAACAAAGTCAGAGCCCGTAGTCTGGGGCGGCAGTAGTCAAAGCACCCAAATGTTGACTGTGCCATCAACTTGCCAACAACAGAACCAAAGCCACAAGGAGATGAGGCGTTCTGCTTCCGAGCAGGCCCCTCAGAAAACAGAACAGGTGTCAGACACCAGAAGTAAATCTTTTGATTTGGGTTCTTTGTCCTCTCAGCAATCAGCATCCGCCTGGAAAGAACGACGGAAGTGTCTCCTTGTAAAGCACGCGACATTAGGGGAACCTGAGCAAGAGGAGGGGGGTAGCATGAGTCAATTAACCATAGCAGAGAGTCCAAAGCCTGGGCCTTCCCACTTGAGCCAATCTCTTTTCTATTCAAGCACCCGCTTAAACCTGGAAGACACAGAGAATGTTACGCAGTTGTTACAGCAACAGATCCATCCTCCAACTATGATTCCTTCACAAGAAAGCATCCAACAGACGTTACCTCCAGCACCTCTATCCCAGTTACTCCCAGTCACCACGGCCTCCCAGTTCATGACCAGACCTTTTTCACATACGCAAACTGTTCTCCCTCTGCAGGTCGACCCAATACAGATGCGCATGGCGGAACAAATGGGTATACCATTCCACCAACTTTCTGCTTTTGTTCCTGTTCAATTTCCCTACAGTGGGAGTCAGTCCCTATACTTGCCTACCACACCGTTACATTCCCTGCATATTTTAACCTCTCCTTCCACAGAGGGAAGCGCCTCATGCCCTTACCCAGGCCCCTTCATTTCCACTTGTGTGGCACAGTTCACACCATCGGTGTCTCTTGTGGTCCCAGTCCGCCTCCATACCCACATTCCTACCAATACGCGAGCTATGTACACAACCTTGTCCCAGATCCTGACATCTGCGTGTCCACAGGatcccattttgaaaaataccaTGACAATCATGGAGAAAATGGAGCAGCGCAATTTACAAAGGTCTTATTTGAAGGTTCCCTCACCAGACATCAAGATTCCCCATCCTGAGGATCTGCTTTTTCCTTCTGTTGAGGAATGTGGTCCACTTGGAGCAGGAGGGAGTAAACGTATGCTCTCACCTGCAGCCAGTCTTGAGCTCAGTACTGAAGCCCAACGTCACCAGAAAAGGGTCAAAGAGGAAGCAGACGGCGAACAACACAAGTCTGAAGTTGAGGTAGAGGATTTAGATCCCAATGTACATAAGGAGGGAGACTGTAAAACAGATGGGGAACAACAGGAAAAGGTTGACAAGATAAAAGATTTGCTTGAGGTAACACACGTCAAACAGGAGGGGGATCGGAATCAAAGGCACAGAGAGCTGAACAAGGAGAAAAAAGAGGGGGAAGAGTCAATAGTGAGAAATCAAAAGGAGATGGAAACTCCAGAGAAGGGAACTGAGAGATCAAACACCCGCTCATACCCAAGCCTTCACACGTCAACCTCTGTCAACTGGTGCTACCTTAACTATGTCAAACCCAACCCAACTGCACAGGGGGACCCCCGCAACTCAGTTTATTCTACCTGGAGTGTCAGCGGACACAACCCAAACTTGCCAGGCCTCAGTACGAAGGTGGCCTTGTCTCTGCTGTGCTCCAAACAGAAGTGTAGCTCAGAGACATACACCATTTCCACGGCTCAAATGCTGGCCAAAATTGAAAATACCCCTGCAAGTAGCAGAACCCCACGCATAtcggag GTACATCCCATCAGAGCCTGTTCCACTGATGTAAAAGATCACCAGCATAAAAAAGAAGAGAATAATGAGAAGAACGAAGAGGAGGGACCTTCCACCTCAAAACAGTGCGAAGCATCACATGTTCGCATCTTTGAAGGCGG GGATCCgaatgaaatttg GTATAAGTCTAACGAAGAGTATATTTACGTTCGAGGGCGTGGCAGAGGAAAATACATATGTGGGGAGTGCGGCATCCGCTGTAAGAAGCCCAGCATGCTGAAGAAGCACATCCGAACACACACTGACGTCCGTCCGTACATTTGCAAACACTGCAACTTTGCCTTCAAAACCAAAG GGAACCTTACCAAACACATGAAGTCAAAAGCTCACGGGAAAAAGTGCCAGGCAATGGGAGTGTCTGAACCCTCTGCAGATGAGCCAGAGAGCGAAGAAACAG CAGGTAGTGATGAACATGCGTGCTGCTCCGAGGAACAAGAAGAGCACCGATTTTCCAACGTGGAAGAttcggacgacgacgacgatgatgacgacaatgatgatgatgatgaggaggagtcTCACGACGATCCTCCTTCCTCCTGTTCGTCAGACACCCTCGTAACACCAGCGGGTCGTTCCAAATGCAGCGGGCGTTCTCAACAGTGTACTCCAGAACCCGAGCCCGCGGGCCTCAGTCCCGCTCTGGAGGTCTCCCAAAGAGGGGCTTGGCACAGTAGACGGGCCACCTCGCCGGGAAGCAGGAGAGCTCTGTTCTCCCGACGGAGCTGGAAGGCATCACCGAGAGCCTTCTCCCCCAGCAGTGAGAGTTGTTCCCCTAGCCACAGCCTCTCCCCCCGCCTGCAGCTATCCCCACCCGTGCACGGACTGTCCCCAAGAACAGAGTTCCCCTCGCTCCCCTCACGACAAGTGTCACCCTCCCCTGAAAGAGGAGCGTCTCCCATCAGACCCGCCTCACCCCGTCACCCCATGTTGCCAGGCTGCTACGGGTTACCACATGCTAGTACTCCACTCACGTGGGTTGGAGTTCAGCAGAGGACCCTTGGATGTCTTCCTTGGGAACACCATGGCACAAAGGGTAGTCAAATTAAACTG GACAAAAGTGGGACCGCACGGGATGGTCGCTCATTGTCAGAAACCGAGTTCCCACCTGTTCTTCGCCTTTCCACGTGTGAGAGTTATCCCGCCCACAGAGCTGTAGATAACATCTTCAGCCATCTTCCCATGCACTCCCAACAAGCCAGCGTCCCCTATCTAATGATTCCCATTGGAGGGATTCAAATGGTACGGGCCAGGCCAAGGTCCAATTCTTCCACCCCTTTGCCCCTGATGTCTCCTCCAACAGAGGGGCCTTCACCGGCCGGGTTTGACTCATTCTGGGGCGGGACCCCAGGACCTCACGGCAGTAGGACTCTTGGAAGCGAGTGGTTGACGGACTCCCAGGCAGCTGGAAGCAGCCAATCGGGACTGCGCAGTGTCGGGGCACAAGTCATGTGTTCCAAACTGGAGTTGGAGACCACGGACTCAAAGCAATATGGCAGCTCGCGAAGCTCCGCCCACACTTGCAGGCGCGCCACGGGGTTGAGCGAGCGTCGCGTTGAAGATGTTCGCTCGGAGAATACCTTCGGTCTCGCGCCTTCTGCGTCCTTGGACCTGATTGGACAGCCTCCAGAGCAGAAGGGCACAGCGATGGCGGATGCAGCTAGAGAAGACCAGATCACCTAA